The Brassica oleracea var. oleracea cultivar TO1000 chromosome C6, BOL, whole genome shotgun sequence genome includes a region encoding these proteins:
- the LOC106299668 gene encoding uncharacterized protein LOC106299668 yields MATMERFKFLATHCEVPQSPTRSPSPSPRTSPLVQFRRKKTTLKMLLSFIPPSRREQPLIHQARSLAADKDVAGRKLRDLFVSSSPVEEEEVKKSPKGKTKEEVLAANATKLNAAASSQPVWLGISKRLLQRAWRPKLGTIPE; encoded by the coding sequence ATGGCAACGATGGAGAGATTCAAGTTCCTAGCGACGCATTGTGAAGTTCCACAGAGCCCGACACGAAGTCCAAGCCCAAGCCCTAGGACAAGTCCTTTGGTACAGTTTCGTCGTAAGAAGACAACCTTAAAGATGCTTTTGAGTTTTATACCGCCGAGCCGTCGAGAGCAGCCGCTGATTCATCAGGCTCGTTCATTAGCAGCTGATAAAGACGTAGCTGGACGCAAACTGAGAGACTTATTCGTTTCTTCGTCTCCTGTAGAGGAAGAAGAAGTTAAGAAGAGTCCGAAGGGGAAAACAAAAGAAGAAGTTCTTGCAGCCAATGCAACTAAGTTAAACGCAGCTGCTAGTTCACAACCGGTTTGGTTGGGAATCAGCAAGCGGCTTCTCCAGCGAGCTTGGCGTCCTAAGCTTGGTACCATTCCTGAGTAA
- the LOC106298938 gene encoding adenylate isopentenyltransferase 1, chloroplastic-like — translation MTELINLLPKISDHFTTTSTSPSFSSHSHFPFSVRMNDQSRPQNLKDKIVVILGATGAGKSRLSVDIATRLPSEIINSDKIQLYKGLEITTNQITIPDRRGVPHHLLGYLRSEDGELTAGGFRIAASNAVSDITSRKKLPIIAGGSNTFVHALLAERFDPKIDSFGSGSICRELRYNCCFVWVDVSETVLFEYLLKRVDEMMGSGMFEELSGFYDPVKASMTRFGIRKAIGVPEFDGYFKMYPPEKEKKWDSGRRAAYDKAVEEIKENTLRLAKRQIVKIEKLRDAGWDIKRVDATASFSAVMMGRRREWREIWEEQVLKPSVKIVNRLLVED, via the coding sequence ATGACTGAACTCATCAACCTCCTCCCAAAAATCTCCGACCACTTCACGACGACATCAACGTCACCGTCTTTCTCCTCACATTCTCATTTCCCCTTCTCCGTACGCATGAACGACCAATCACGTCCCCAAAACCTTAAAGACAAAATCGTCGTCATCTTAGGAGCAACCGGCGCCGGAAAATCACGCCTCTCCGTCGATATCGCCACTCGTCTCCCTTCAGAGATCATAAACTCCGACAAAATCCAACTCTACAAAGGACTAGAGATCACCACGAATCAGATTACGATCCCCGACCGTCGCGGCGTCCCCCACCACCTCCTCGGCTATCTCCGCTCCGAAGACGGCGAACTCACCGCCGGAGGTTTCCGTATCGCCGCTTCAAACGCCGTTTCCGATATAACCTCCCGTAAAAAGCTCCCCATCATCGCCGGCGGATCTAACACATTCGTCCACGCACTTCTCGCCGAACGATTCGATCCAAAGATCGACTCTTTCGGGTCAGGATCAATCTGTCGGGAGTTACGTTACAACTGCTGTTTCGTCTGGGTAGATGTGTCGGAGACTGTGCTCTTCGAGTATCTCTTGAAACGGGTCGACGAGATGATGGGCTCGGGTATGTTCGAAGAGCTGTCCGGCTTTTACGACCCGGTTAAAGCGAGTATGACCCGGTTTGGGATCCGGAAAGCTATTGGTGTACCGGAGTTTGACGGTTACTTCAAAATGTACCCACCGGAGAAGGAGAAAAAGTGGGATTCAGGGAGGAGAGCGGCGTACGATAAGGCGGTGGAGGAGATCAAAGAGAACACGTTGAGGTTAGCGAAGAGACAGATAGTGAAGATTGAGAAGCTGAGAGATGCAGGTTGGGATATTAAGAGGGTTGATGCAACGGCGTCGTTTAGTGCGGTTATGATGGGTAGAAGAAGAGAGTGGAGAGAGATCTGGGAGGAGCAAGTTTTGAAGCCAAGTGTAAAGATTGTGAATCGGCTGTTGGTGGAAGATTAG
- the LOC106296354 gene encoding uncharacterized protein LOC106296354, with protein sequence MNHWAVQPNAFAAGGDLRNSVSVVERDQTVVVCPKPRRIGLRNPLHHPSRSLRCYSHQVESKAETDILDIILTQDGYGTEQVHPTQVLDSLSPFLCGSPPSRVANPLTQDARFRDEISSSPISTLLGQPPSSPSSSSSGRKGGCVRGNFGNSPAVRIEGFDCLDRDSRNCSIPALA encoded by the exons ATGAATCACTGGGCGGTTCAACCAAACGCTTTCGCTGCCGGTGGAGATCTGAGGAACTCCGTGTCAGTGGTGGAAAGAGACCAGACTGTTGTTGTTTGTCCAAAACCACGTCGTATTGGTCTCCGTAACCCTCTCCACCATCCATCTCGGTCTCTGCGATGTTACAGCCACCAAGTTGAATCCAAGGCAGAGACTGATATCTTAGATATCATTCTGACACAG GATGGTTATGGTACAGAACAAGTTCATCCAACGCAGGTATTAGACTCGCTGTCCCCGTTTTTATGTGGGTCGCCGCCGAGCAGAGTCGCTAACCCGTTAACACAGGATGCTCGATTCAGAGATGAAATCTCTTCTTCGCCGATCTCGACTCTGCTGGGCCAACCTCCCTCGTCTCCTTCTTCTTCTTCCTCTGGGAGAAAAGGAGGATGTGTTAGAGGCAATTTTGGTAACAGCCCAGCGGTTAGGATCGAAGGTTTTGATTGCCTCGATAGGGACAGTAGAAACTGCAGCATCCCTGCCTTGGCTTAG